In a single window of the Populus alba chromosome 16, ASM523922v2, whole genome shotgun sequence genome:
- the LOC118036588 gene encoding trihelix transcription factor GT-2, protein MDLLITGDRQIQNPNDFPLQITPFPPTGNFTIPTSAAAPSAAEAGSSEVATLPPQKLRPIRRTDRVPSSSREDGGESLRGLVSGQPSEVAADGGGGSGGGLIDDEFSLSSSDGICDDLSVGVGESVGRKRKRKSKIEKFLESLVMKVMEKQEEMHKQLVEMIESRERERVIREEAWKQQEMERMKRDSEARAQETSRNLALISFIQNMTSGHVIEVPQPSMTISHMVNDGGHADAPIQNDFMGDLSNQRWPEAEVQALIMLQTAWEQQLRVAGSKGTNIWDAISAGMYNMGYNRTAKKCKEKWENINKHFKMSLGTAPKKPFQNSTVSPYFPELDTLYNDDFVNLGNGSANTDNQANCALGKG, encoded by the exons ATGGATTTATTAATTACCGGTGACCGGCAAATACAAAACCCTAACGACTTTCCTCTTCAGATAACTCCATTCCCGCCCACCGGCAACTTTACTATCCCCACTTCAGCCGCAGCTCCTTCGGCGGCGGAGGCGGGGTCGAGTGAGGTTGCCACCTTGCCTCCGCAGAAGCTCCGTCCGATTAGAAGAACTGACAGGGTTCCGTCGAGCTCTAGGGAGGACGGGGGAGAGAGTCTGAGGGGTTTGGTTAGTGGACAGCCGAGTGAAGTGGCGgctgatggtggtggtgggtcGGGTGGAGGTTTAATTGATGATGAATTTAG ctTATCTTCGAGTGATGGAATCTGTGATGATTTATCGGTTGGTGTGGGTGAATCTGTTGGTCGGAAGAGAAAGAGGAAATCCAAGATTGAGAAGTTTTTGGAGAGTTTGGTGATGAAAGTGATGGAGAAGCAGGAGGAGATGCATAAACAGTTGGTAGAGATGATAGAGAGTAGAGAAAGGGAGAGGGTGATAAGAGAAGAAGCTTGGAAACAGCAAGAGATGGAAAGGATGAAAAGGGATAGCGAGGCTAGGGCTCAAGAGACTTCTCGTAACCTTGCTCTCATTTCCTTCATCCAGAACATGACGTCGGGTCATGTTATCGAAGTCCCTCAACCATCAATGACAATCTCACACATGGTGAATGATGGAGGCCATGCTGATGCTCccattcaaaatgattttatggGTGACCTCAGTAATCAAAGATGGCCGGAAGCTGAGGTGCAAGCACTTATAATGCTTCAAACTGCTTGGGAACAACAGTTGCGAGTTGCAGGTTCCAAAGGGACTAATATTTGGGATGCAATATCTGCTGGAATGTACAATATGGGCTACAACCGCACTGCGAAGAAGTGTAAAGAGAAATGGGAAAACATCAACAAGCACTTCAAAATGTCACTGGGAACTGCCCCAAAGAAACCATTTCAAAATAGTACAGTGAGCCCTTATTTTCCGGAATTGGACACGTTATACAATGATGATTTTGTTAATCTGGGAAATGGCTCTGCCAATACAGACAATCAAGCTAACTGCGCCCTGGGTAAAGGTTGA
- the LOC118036589 gene encoding nudix hydrolase 2: MIRCFSPRSFLSSAVIFPLGRNTLHSSAVCKVHSVLVFGIWVRARIAVVASSMAVLACSKSGMEQVLVENEEVQQVKLLDSVNDDFGGVIVELSEAMDLKVFASMLKASIALWRSQGKRGVWIKVPIQLVNLVEAAVKEGFWFHHAEPKYLMLAFWIPEGSHTLPANASHRVTIGAFVMNKKREVLVVQEKYGIFRGTGIWKLPTGTVDEGEDIRAGAIREVKEETAIDTEFVEVLAFRQSHKSFFGKSDLIFVCMLRPLSFDIQKQESEIEDAQWMPWDDYVAQPFVQTHELSKQIVDICKAKEDETYFGFSPVPIASKLPDQKSYLYLNDRDLKGSEVRMSLTTQKYIF, translated from the exons ATGATCAGATGCTTCTCTCCTCGTTCATTCCTCTCTTCAGCAGTCATTTTTCCTCTCGGAAGAAATACCCTACACTCGTCAGCGg TGTGTAAAGTTCATTCCGTTTTAGTTTTTGGCATCTGGGTCAGAGCTAGAATTGCTGTTGTTGCAAGTTCAATGGCAGTTTTGGCGTGTTCAAAATCTGGAATGGAGCAAGTGTTGGTTGAGAATGAAGAAGTGCAACAGGTTAAGTTGCTTGACTCAGTCAATGATGACTTTGGAGGTGTCATTGTGGAATTGAGCGAGGCTATGGATTTAAAGGTGTTTGCTTCAATGCTTAAAGCTTCAATTGCTTTATGGAGAAGTCAG GGTAAGAGGGGTGTTTGGATCAAAGTACCTATTCAACTGGTCAATCTTGTAGAAGCTGCTGTCAAG GAAGGGTTCTGGTTCCACCATGCAGAGCCAAAATACTTGATGCTTGCTTTCTGGATCCCTGAAGGTTCTCATACTCTTCCAGCGAATGCCTCTCACCGTGTGACTATTGGTGCATTTGTCatgaacaaaaagagagag GTGCTCGTGGTCCAAGAGAAATATGGCATATTTCGAGGGACAGGTATATGGAAGCTCCCTACTGGAACTGTGGACGAG GGAGAAGACATACGTGCAGGTGCAATAAGAGAAGTCAAAGAAGAGACAGCT ATTGATACGGAATTTGTGGAAGTACTAGCATTCCG GCAAAGCCACAAATCATTCTTTGGGAAGTCAGATTTAATCTTTGTATGCATGTTACGACCCCTCTCCTTTGACATCCAGAAGCAGGAGTCAGAAATAGAGGATGCTCAG TGGATGCCATGGGATGATTATGTAGCGCAGCCATTCGTCCAAACGCATGAACTTTCGAAGCAGATAGTTGACATATGCAAAGCAAAGGAAGATGAAACCTATTTTGGGTTTTCTCCGGTACCCATCGCATCAAAACTTCCAGATCAGAAAAGCTATCTGTACTTGAATGATCGAGACCTGAAAGGCAGTGAAGTCAGAATGTCTCTCACAACTCAGAAATATATATTCTAG
- the LOC118036597 gene encoding nuclear transcription factor Y subunit B-3 → MADSDNESGEQNNSNTNYSTETSPREQDRLLPIANVSRIMKKALPANAKISKDAKETVQECVSEFISFITGEASDKCQREKRKTINGDDLLWAMTTLGFEDYVEPLKIYLQKFREMEGEKTAAMGIVRQGDQRDGTAGDGGVVNSGNPGGGFGGGGGNNMYVGMQSSMAMMGHHHYQHRHPGNMYGPGSGAPSGRPS, encoded by the coding sequence ATGGCTGATTCAGACAATGAGTCTGGAGAGCAAAACAACAGCAATACAAACTACAGTACTGAGACTTCACCAAGAGAGCAAGACAGGCTCTTGCCCATAGCCAATGTCAGCAGGATCATGAAGAAAGCTTTACCAGCTAATGCAAAGATTTCAAAGGATGCTAAGGAGACTGTGCAAGAGTGTGTGTCCGAGTTCATTAGCTTCATCACTGGAGAGGCATCAGATAAGTGTCAACgagagaagaggaagacaaTCAATGGTGATGATCTGTTGTGGGCCATGACAACTCTAGGGTTTGAAGATTATGTTGAGCCTCTGAAGATTTACTTGCAAAAATTTAGAGAGATGGAAGGAGAGAAGACTGCTGCCATGGGAATAGTTAGGCAAGGCGATCAAAGAGATGGTACTGCCGGAGATGGTGGTGTTGTGAATAGTGGAAATCCTGGGGGTGGGTTTGGTGGAGGTGGGGGCAATAATATGTATGTTGGGATGCAGTCAAGTATGGCGATGATGGGACATCACCATTATCAGCACCGTCATCCAGGGAATATGTATGGTCCTGGTAGTGGAGCTCCTTCTGGTAGGCCAAGCTAG
- the LOC118036596 gene encoding uncharacterized protein produces the protein MSYFSGCNNLTMITNFISTIFIIFTITFQASMAKAENPLQEFSNREELVQLAGYGEEKLSTVLVTGTILCEACLNGGAQLHAWPVSGALVYVECHTGGKWSKTSSSQAMTDEYGDFLIDLPSHLHGIRNLERTCSVKVPRLPQNSVCRPAHARKQKALELSSVVNGIRNYSAGEIKFLQVTSKPLQACTQRGSSYKSIAY, from the exons ATGAGCTACTTTAGCGGCTGCAACAATCTTACGATGATCACCAACTTCATTTCCACCATCTTTATCATCTTCACCATCACCTTTCAAGCATCAATGGCCAAAGCAGAGAACCCACTGCAAGAGTTCTCAAATAGAGAAGAGTTGGTGCAATTGGCTGGTTATGGGGAGGAAAAGCTATCAACCGTGCTAGTCACAGGCACGATTCTTTGTGAGGCTTGCTTGAATGGTGGAGCTCAACTCCATGCATGGCCAGTATcag GTGCTTTGGTTTATGTGGAATGCCACACTGGTGGGAAGTGGAGCAAAACAAGTTCTTCACAAGCCATGACAGATGAATATGGAGATTTCCTAATTGATCTACCTTCCCACCTCCATGGAATTCGGAACCTGGAAAGAACATGTTCAGTTAAGGTTCCAAGATTGCCACAGAACTCGGTATGCAGACCAGCTCATGCCAGGAAACAGAAGGCACTGGAATTATCATCAGTTGTGAATGGCATCCGTAATTACAGTGCCGGGGAGATCAAATTTCTTCAAGTAACATCTAAACCTTTACAAGCATGCACCCAGAGAGGAAGCAGCTATAAGAGCATTGCGTACTAG
- the LOC118036600 gene encoding acyl carrier protein 3, mitochondrial: MQSVRNSILSRMCLRGSAEQLLFAQRGNVFKQLRWQMCTSAGNSPDQIMDRVIGLVKKFDKIDANKVTAAADFQKDLSLDSLDRVELVMAFEEEFSFEIPEEKADKLTCCADVAKYIVSGGEQKIVNPE; the protein is encoded by the exons ATGCAAAGCGTAAGAAACTCCATCTTGAGCCGCATGTGCCTGAGGGGTTCTGCAGAACAATTGCTGTTTGCTCAGAGGGGAAATGTGTTCAAGCAACTTCGTTGGCAGATGTGTACATCAGCAGGAAACAGCCCTGATCAAATCATGGATCGAGTCATTGGACTGGTTAAGAAGTTTGATAAAATCGATGCCAATAAG GTTACTGCAGCAGCTGATTTCCAAAAAGATTTGTCCCTGGATAGTTTAGACAGGGTTGAGCTCGTCATGGCTTTTGAGGAAGAATTTTCCTTTGAAATCCCTGAGGAGAAAGCAGATAAACTTACCTGTTGCGCTGATGTTGCGAAATATATAGTTTCTGGAGGTGAACAGAAAATTGTAAATCCTGAGTAG